CCCATGCAGTCTATCACAAATGGAGATGTCGCATTTCTTGCtctattttcaaattccGGCTCATCTTTGTTAATATATGATAACGAATCATTTTGTAGAAACCATGTTGGCGGCTTGTATGTTCTCCAGAACACAGAGTTCCCTGAGTGATGTTGCAGCTCTTGCATAGCTGGAACGACGCCTCCCTGATGCAATTTTCCCATGAAAACCAGCATAACTAGGTTAAATGGAATCCAAAGCATCAACAACACTTTCTTGATTGTGGACCGCGATATGTCGACGCAGCTGGCCCATAATGGCACCATAGGAATGAGAAAACGAAGCTCTTGGTGCGGAACAAGGCTCAATACTATCATCCCCGATGCCACTGTCAAGAACGACGTAGACTTGATGTTTTTTGTCGTGAATGGAAACGCTAGGAATATCAGCGGGCCAAACATGGTTGGATAGTTCACCAGTATGTGTTGGTAGTATGGATGCAAACCGTGTTGTGCCAGATTAGAGATCTTGCTGTTGTATAGTAGATTATTCAGCGGCGTTATTGTGGAGGTATTAATGGAGCCTGTAAAGTAATAAGAGTCTGCGGCGATGAATACGAGACTGAAAAAGACGAAGCTTTGGATGGCCAACAGTGATTGAAGCTTGTTTTGAAGGCCATACTTAAGGACGAATATAGACGGAAGAATCAGCCAGGCGACAAACGTGACTCTGTTGAATATTCCAAAAGAGACCAAAAATCCTagaaagagaagctggtACGAAGAgatcctcttctttttggtcTCCAATGCCTTTCTCATGTCATTAATGATCCAAACGGTAAACAAAAGAACGCAGGTTTCGATACTGTTGGAGAATGTGTGTGACTGATACACTAGAGTAACGTAGCTCGTGTCGGCCAGCAACAAGGCCGTAGAAAAGTCTTTTCTGCGAAGATGCAATTTGCGTAGCGTGACTTGGACGGCAATCAATGTCATGAGCGAGTAAATCAGTTTTACTAGCTTGTAGGATCCGATTGGCGACTCTCCAAGGTTCTGAACGACTAGTTGGATCCATTTAATTGGCACGATCGAGCGACATGCGTGTTGGAACTCCCACGGGACATTGTCATTGAACAACGGCTGAAaggtctggaaaaactcGTCCGGATGGATGTAAGAGAGCCAGGAAACGGACTCTAGCCggagaaacaaagaaagaaTGTGAAACGACCACCAAACTGTCTCCCAGTTCCAGTGCCAAATCATAGGTGCGAATAATTTTTTATGACTAAAACATTTATATAACCTTGTATCTCTTTGTTTGACCTATTACAGTAAGTTACCTAACAGTCGACCAACTCGACAGCCTTCAAGTGGACCTTATTACATTGGCCTCCAATCGACTGGTCGTACAAGTTGTAGAAGGTGCCCGACAGACACTGGTAGAATATGGTGTCGTTACCAATGGCCAGGTATCCGTCTGGGGAAATGGACCATCCGTCAGCATAGATGgcaccagcttgtggtgGAGGACCGTCGAATTGGAATTGTCTGTTAGCAACGATAGAGCCAATTCTTCCCTCCGAGTCATACAGGATACCGTCCTTCAAAGTCATGGCCAGAGCACCCTCCTTCTTACAGGACACAGAGGTGACGTAGTCTCCAGTTGCAGTGGATGAGGAAGCGGTGGAGGTCTTCGAAGAAGCGGTGGAAGATGCCTGGATTTGACCGTCGGAGATCTGGGAGATCACACCGCTGGTGGTGGCAGAAGAGGCcttggtgctggtggtaGCTTGGATCTGGCCGTCAGTGATCTGAGACACAACGTCAGCAGCAGTGGAAGTGGATGACGACTTGCTGGTGGCTTGGATCTGACCATCGCCGATTTGGGTAACAACGTCAGCAGCAGTGCTCTTGGAAGAAGTGGAGGTGGTAGCTTGGATTTGACCGTCGCCAATTTGAGTGACAACAGCTGCGGCAGTCTTCTTGGAGCtcgatgaagaagaggtggTGGTGGCAGTGGTGGCTTGGATTTGACCGTCCGTGATTTGCGACACAACAGCTGCGGCAGTAGAAGTAGAGGATTTGGAGGTTTCTTTCTCGGTGTTCGTGGTAGCCTGAATTTGACCATCACCAATTTGAGAAACAACCTGTCTTTTCTCAACGTTGAGAGAGGCGGAAACCGAGGAACTGGTCTCTAGTGGTTCAACAGCAATACCGAAAGTAGCCGAGTAGCTAGTCAGAGCACCATCCAGGGTGTAGGATGGGGTCATGGTAGTCCAGTAGGTAGAGCCAACATAGGCAGCGAATGCGTTGGAGGCCAAACTGATGGCAGCGAGCGAGGATGTGAACTTCATAGTGCTAGCGAGTTGACTGAGAAAAGCCCGAGTAAATCTCGCGTTTATATATACCTCGGCTGTCAATTTCGCTAAATTTAGTAATGGCTTTGCAAAGGAGTGTGCATGCTTGGCTGAAACTCCTTTAAAATTGTTTCGGAACCATTTTATGAAATGGACTTAAAAACGCGTAGATAGAGACAGCAGGAGCCTGCAATCACAGTCAATGACCTACTTATGCTGGCTTTTCCGTCTGTTGAAGCTCTGTGTGCCACTACGGCCTCCATTTTTTCTACCATTTTTCGCGTTTGTTGTTGTATTATTGAATGCATCCCCGAGGACGCGtttaattttttcataTTATTTTGAAAGGAGAATGCGGTGTGAAGGTGCGAACAACAATAAACACCACCGTACCTATTCCTTCGATTGACGCGTGCTAACGCTTTGACGCGTGCATCATCAGTAATAGTGGAATCTACACGCTGGAACGCCTATAACTATAACAAACTAGGAAATATAACACATGATTTCAGTCGAGCCACTTTTCCCTGTCGTTTCTCTTTATGCCTTTCTCGTACATCGAGTACGCGGCTGGGAACAACCCTGTTTTACTCATGATTATTGTTCTTGAAGGAGTGAGTTTCGCTTTAAGCAAATTTGCATCTATCAGCGACATCAACAATGTTTCGACGAACGTCTCATCTAGACCCTTATTGAGAACTGTGTAAAACCATTCATCTCTTGCAGCAAACTCGTTCTTCATTGCTTCTGGGCTCAGTGACACTTCTAGTGCCTTCCGTACAGACTCGAAACTCAGCCCCCCCTGTAGCTTGTACGTTCTTAGCACGAGATTTCTGAGCACCAAAATCCTTACCCGTTGCAGGAATCCTACTAATATTCCGAGTTTAATGAAATATTCTTGCTTttctgctaccattttCGAAAATCCAAATAAATCTCCATTTTTGTAGCACTGGATCAATGGACGATACAATTGTAAAAGTTCATGGTTTCCCAGCTGAGCCTCCAAATACTGCAAGTTGGGACATTTTCCCACTAGCAGTCCCGACGGCAGCAAATACTTGAGAATCAGCAGTATATTCTTCAACGGGGCCTGTTGGTGACAATTTTTGAAGCACCAATAAAAATGGTGGTATGCGACATAGTAGTTGCTCTGGAGCAGGTGGAATTTGCCCAGCACAAATCTATATTGTATTAGTTGCTTGCGCGAGATGAGGCTCTTATCGAGTGCCAGAATGTTGATGTTGGAGAAAACGTTGTTGCACAGCATCACAGAGTCTATGTACATGTAGGTCTGGCAAAGTGTAATGCTGAGAAACATTAAAATCGAGATTTTGTACCTCTTGGAGGGAATATTCAGCTCTGGATCGTTTCTTATGTTGTTCAGActtttcagcagcaacgTCGTCATGTATGATAAGCGAGGATAGTCGTTGGTCCGTCCATTGATACTCATTAGCTTCTCGTCCACCAATTTGGCGAGGCGGACAATGCTAGTGGTCGATTCTTGCACCAGTCTCAACAGTTTGGCGTTCTGGGTGTTATTGAGTGCAACGCTCAAGCTCTCGTAAAATTTAATGAGAAGGTCTATCGATTTTTGCAGCGACCATGGATCAAAGTCGCGGACAAAGATGAGGTAGCTTTGAACGAGTGTTTCGAATGACGGCCAGTCTCCGCCGAAGAATGAAGCCTTCTCTATCTCACTCATGATGTGGCTGTTCGAGTAGTTTTGTAAATTCTTCTGCAATGGAGCAAGATGTTGCGTAGTAGGGTTCACTGAGAGTGCAATGTGTAGCGTATCTGTTTGAATGGCATCTTGAACCAATTGTAAATAATCAGCGAGCGACATGCACCAGATAGATAAATGATCAATCttgaattatttttttatatgattttttttggctccaaTGAGGAACGTAAATCAGAAGATGTTCCTAAGATAGGACATGATCCATCTAGGATAGTTCTGCGCAAACTTCCTGCTGACATTGATTATGACCGCTTTGTTGATAAAATAGCCACTTTGAAAGGAGTCAAGTCCTACTATTTTATCCAAGGTAGAGTTCCGAGCGACCCCAATGAAACTCCCGTTCACTCACGGGCGTATCTCCAAATGGAAAGCACAGAGCACAGCAAGTCTGCTGTCCGCCAACTTCGGAATTCCAGTCGGTCAGTCGATTTTTTTCCGTTTGCAAGCTCAGATATACAGAAGGCTCTAAACGAATCTGTTCCTGCACCCTTTATTGCAGGGCATCGAAAAAGCAGAACTAAGCTGGAGGAATCACCATTATTTCTGAACTATATGAAGATGGCTGCAGGTGAGATCACTGAAGAGGAGTTCCAGAAGCCCTATTTGGCAAAGCCTAAAAGGAAGAAAGCACCCAAACAGGCTCACAGCCCAtctgctgaacgacgagatgaaGCGACGGAAAAAAAGaccgacgcgtcgaaaaaaaagaaggagaaaaaggagaacttaaagaaggagaaagagaagaatACAAGCGCacagcagaaacaaaagaaaGTTAAGGCTAAGAAATCCAAATCTAATAAAAAAACTGGTGGACAAAACAAAAGCGCCCAGGCCGAACCGTCAACCAAGGTCCAGATCACATAAACGGGTAATCGTCCaaatcttttgatttccCAAATGACCAATCAAGACAGCCAGTACAAGACAATTGAGGCCACAATCAAATGGCTGCAAGAGTACAAGTCGCTGGCGGTTTTGTCGAGACCGCGAATCACCGAGTTTCTAGATCCGAAATTTGTCAACGAAGCGGTTGAGTGTATCATCGGTGAGCGGCCCATCGAAACAAGCGCAATCGATGACAACACCCAATATTTCAAAGTATTAGCTGACTTTCTAGCAGACATGTTCGTTGGCACTGAGGTGGTAGAAGCGCACATACAAGCTATGGATTCTTCGTTATTGGACAGGTACGTGAAGGGGGAGACAAAGTGGGAGTTTGTGGAAGACTTGGCTTTGACCGAAGCTATCTACCATTACTGTTGCTTACTATTGGTTAGTAGTGTTCGAGGAAAACGAATGGCGTGGGCGATGACCAATATTAATTACCTGCCGTTGGAGTATAAaaaggtgctggagaagtTCAGTCTAATTGCGGACAAGCAGTCTGAATTCGAAGGATTCGAGGAAAATTCGGACAATGCAGAACTGGAAGAAGCCTTACGAGAGAAGGAGGAACAAGCCCAATTTCTCCAATCACAGCTGAATGAACTACACGAAACGAGCCAACTtaaagagcagcagctgcttaccgagctggaaagtaaagaggaaaaattgaaagCTTACGATCAATTGGTGGCTAAATTAAAGATACAAAATGAACAGTTTCATCATAACTTCATGGATACGTCTGTTGATTCTACACTCAACAAACACTCGAAACTGGAGATGATTTCATTCGAAAATAAAGTTTTAGAACACTTTATTTCCATATTGGCAAAAGCGGCAGATTAGAATAATGCATCCAATGTACAGCACACGCACATTGCAGCCAAGCATGCCATCAGACAGTCGCCTCCGCCACTACTTTGGTTTTGCTGCTGAGCATACAtcggctgctgctgataaTAtggttgctgctggtaGTAtggttgctgctggccatACATcggctgttgctgctgctgctggtaaTACggttgttgctgctgataGTACGGCTGACTTCCGGAAAACATGCCTCTTTCCTCCGTAGTCTGCTCAACGTAACCTTGAGGCTGTGCGCTGTATGTAGTGGTCCCCGAATTGTAATATTCTGCTGCAGCGCCTTTACTTGCGGGCGGAGGGCCGGATGGTGGCTGGGTAATGTTAGTGTCAAGGTCTGGTCGTACTTACTTTATATTCAGACATGTTCAACTAAGACAAATCAACTGCAGGTAATTATACTTCCGAAGATTCTTGAAGTGGAATATACCAGAGTGCATATCCTGCACCGCCACGTGGCGTCTGTGGCTGTGCCTGTTATTTTCGGATGACGGTAGCGGACGGAAGTCATGTTGCGCAGCAAGGTGGCAAGATGGCGCAGCCCGGCTTTGCGAGAGCAAGCAAAAAAACGCTACGTTGATGTCAACATTCAACATTTTGCAGTTATCTCAACGGTCTGGATCTTGTAGTACCTGACGTCTGTTGCGGGTGTAGAGGTGTAAAAGATTTATTTGTTTAGAAAAACACCATTCTTAGGCAAAACATAGACAGGGTCGCAATACAGTTCGAAACTGCATTCGTGACGGAATTTAGTGTCTGGCGCAGTTTGAGAAGGTAATTGGACGCGTTTTGCATACAGCGCGTCACTACAATCCATGGACATAGATCAACGAAAACAATACACGCGAAAAGACCTGGATCAGGACGAGGAATTCTGGCTACAGCAGGACTCTCTGGCCATAGATCTACGGCAGATGCCGCCTGCACGACGGAGTTTTTTGCCGGACGAGATGTCTAATAGCTCGTCACAAGCATCTTCGACCGTGATACATGCAAGCTACCAGGGGGAAGCAAAGCGTACCGTTGAAGATCTGAAACAAGCAGTTTCTGGTACCTTGAATACAGACCAGATGTTTGCAGATACATTGAAGGCTCTACAGAATGAATGTGGCACCTTGAGCGATGATGCGGAAGAGGTGGCGGAAGGCGAGGAGAATCtgccagaagaagatgatTATAGTGATTACATGGAGGGAATGTTGCCATCGCcaccttcttctcctccacgAGAACTTGACCCTGACAAGTTATACGCGCTATACGACTTCAGTGGGCCCGATCCATCGCACCTGGAACTGTCAAAAGACGACTCCGTGCTTTTGCTTAATGATTCCGATAGTTACTGGTGGCTGGTGAAACGAAGTTCCACTAATCAAGTTGGATTTGCGCCCGCGGAAGTGCTGGAGACGTTCGAGGAGCGTCTTGCAAGGCTGaattgctggaaaaacgaGGTCATTGAAAGAGAGGATACGACGTGCTTGTCGGTTGAcgatttgaaagagtttGAGCTGAACTCACAAAAAGTTTATTCTGGGTCCAACTTGACACTATACGAGAACCAGAATGATAGCAGCAAGAGTGATAACTCACTACTGGGTCGCAAAAGCTCGCTCAAACGTAGTAAGTCGTCGATGCGCAAAACCGTGTCCTTCGTTCCTGAGGTTCTTTCTGAGCTGAAAGAAGTCGACGACACTAGGTCCGAGCCTGGGAGTGACACGCAGCCTCAGTCTGTCCCCTTGACAGTCAACAAACGAGTCAGCAACTCTAATTTCTTGGTGAAAAACCTCGATGACTACCAAGAACATCGCAGGTTTTCGTTCCAAGAGAAAAGTCATGACGATgtggaagacgacgaaacAAGTATATCATCGGTTGACTCTGGCTCCTACGAAGATTTCAACGATGATAAACAGTTAGATCAGGAAGAGCGTACCGAGTCTGGTGCTTCCATTTCACCTACTGCCTCGATGACAGAGATTGATAATTCTAATACTACAATTGACGAGACCGCGCAGCCGACAGCTAAACAGTTCAGAACGCTGTCATTCCAGGAGCAGCGAACACTTTTcctggaaaagaaagatAGCAAGCTATCTCAGAGAGAGGCTTCCAATGACTCTACAGCATCAAGCTTATCGCAACGCAAAAACATGTCAAGTGTTTCTTCCGATTCCTTGACACCGCAAGCATCCCAGACTGATCTTCTCAGACACAAAACATTGCATCCTGTGGCTGGTGAGCTGTTCAATCCTCTTTTCGACCAActggaggtgctggaaaagatgCTGAACGATTTTATAATTACTGATTGAGCTCGATATAAGTTAAGTACGAGTAATTACACATCTTTACACAGGCcttaaaaaaattccaaaaatttttttaacCATTAAGAACAAGTGCTGATTTACTGAAGACTTAACGGAGGAAAGATACAGATTTGCCCTTTTGACGTCAACTGTAATCCTGATTACATCCGTAATATAGACTCTGCCTCATTTA
The sequence above is a segment of the Ogataea parapolymorpha DL-1 chromosome I, whole genome shotgun sequence genome. Coding sequences within it:
- a CDS encoding putative membrane protein; the protein is MIWHWNWETVWWSFHILSLFLRLESVSWLSYIHPDEFFQTFQPLFNDNVPWEFQHACRSIVPIKWIQLVVQNLGESPIGSYKLVKLIYSLMTLIAVQVTLRKLHLRRKDFSTALLLADTSYVTLVYQSHTFSNSIETCVLLFTVWIINDMRKALETKKKRISSYQLLFLGFLVSFGIFNRVTFVAWLILPSIFVLKYGLQNKLQSLLAIQSFVFFSLVFIAADSYYFTGSINTSTITPLNNLLYNSKISNLAQHGLHPYYQHILVNYPTMFGPLIFLAFPFTTKNIKSTSFLTVASGMIVLSLVPHQELRFLIPMVPLWASCVDISRSTIKKVLLMLWIPFNLVMLVFMGKLHQGGVVPAMQELQHHSGNSVFWRTYKPPTWFLQNDSLSYINKDEPEFENRARNATSPFVIDCMGFEYESLEPLLADITESNGHVLLIAPQNAMLNFKNTSLHYRQIWSYKWHYSMDHSEFDKYGWEAFKPGIGIFNFTAYL
- a CDS encoding Cell wall mannoprotein PIR1 codes for the protein MKFTSSLAAISLASNAFAAYVGSTYWTTMTPSYTLDGALTSYSATFGIAVEPLETSSSVSASLNVEKRQVVSQIGDGQIQATTNTEKETSKSSTSTAAAVVSQITDGQIQATTATTTSSSSSSKKTAAAVVTQIGDGQIQATTSTSSKSTAADVVTQIGDGQIQATSKSSSTSTAADVVSQITDGQIQATTSTKASSATTSGVISQISDGQIQASSTASSKTSTASSSTATGDYVTSVSCKKEGALAMTLKDGILYDSEGRIGSIVANRQFQFDGPPPQAGAIYADGWSISPDGYLAIGNDTIFYQCLSGTFYNLYDQSIGGQCNKVHLKAVELVDC
- a CDS encoding Nuclear pore-associated protein, forms a complex with Sac3p; translated protein: MSLADYLQLVQDAIQTDTLHIALSVNPTTQHLAPLQKNLQNYSNSHIMSEIEKASFFGGDWPSFETLVQSYLIFVRDFDPWSLQKSIDLLIKFYESLSVALNNTQNAKLLRLVQESTTSIVRLAKLVDEKLMSINGRTNDYPRLSYMTTLLLKSLNNIRNDPELNIPSKRYKISILMFLSITLCQTYMYIDSVMLCNNVFSNINILALDKSLISRKQLIQYRFVLGKFHLLQSNYYVAYHHFYWCFKNCHQQAPLKNILLILKYLLPSGLLVGKCPNLQYLEAQLGNHELLQLYRPLIQCYKNGDLFGFSKMVAEKQEYFIKLGILVGFLQRVRILVLRNLVLRTYKLQGGLSFESVRKALEVSLSPEAMKNEFAARDEWFYTVLNKGLDETFVETLLMSLIDANLLKAKLTPSRTIIMSKTGLFPAAYSMYEKGIKRNDREKWLD